A single Lynx canadensis isolate LIC74 chromosome D2, mLynCan4.pri.v2, whole genome shotgun sequence DNA region contains:
- the VAX1 gene encoding ventral anterior homeobox 1 isoform X1 gives MFGKPDKMDVRCHSDAEAARVSKNAHKESRESKGAEGSLPAAFLKESQGAFSASGAAEDCNKSKSNSTADPDYCRRILVRDAKGSIREIILPKGLDLDRPKRTRTSFTAEQLYRLEMEFQRCQYVVGRERTELARQLNLSETQVKVWFQNRRTKQKKDQGKDSELRSVVSETAATCSVLRLLEQGRLLSPPGLPALLPPCATGALGSALRGPSLPALGAGAAAGSAAAAAAAAAAAAAPGPTGAASPHPPAVGGAPGPGPAGPGGLHAGAPAAGHGLFSLPVPSLLGSVASRLSSAPLTMAGSLAGNLQELSARYLSSSAFEPYSRTNNKEGAEKKALD, from the exons atgtTCGGGAAACCAGACAAAATGGACGTTCGGTGCCACTCGGACGCAGAGGCTGCCCGGGTCTCGAAGAACGCGCACAAGGAGAGCCGGGAGAGCAAGGGTGCGGAGGGGAGCCTCCCCGCCGCTTTCCTAAAGGAGTCGCAGGGCGCCTTCTCCGCGTCGGGCGCCGCGGAAGATTGTAACAAAAGTAAATCCAATTCGACTGCCGATCCGGATTACTGCCGCCGGATCCTGGTCCGAG ATGCCAAGGGTTCCATCCGAGAGATCATCCTGCCCAAGGGCCTGGACCTGGACCGGCCCAAGAGGACGCGCACGTCCTTCACCGCGGAGCAGCTGTACCGGCTGGAGATGGAGTTCCAGCGCTGCCAGTACGTGGTGGGCCGAGAGAGGACCGAGCTCGCCCGGCAGCTTAACCTCTCCGAGACCCAG GTGAAGGTCTGGTTCCAGAACCGGCGCACGAAGCAGAAGAAAGACCAGGGCAAGGACTCGGAGCTGCGCTCGGTGGTGTCGGAGACGGCCGCCACGTGCAGCGTGCTGCGGCTGCTGGAGCAGGGCCGCCTGCTGTCGCCGCCCGGCCTACCCGCGCTGCTGCCGCCCTGCGCCACCGGCGCGCTCGGCTCGGCGCTACGCGGGCCCAGCCTGCCGGCCCTGGGCGCCGGCGCCGCGGCGGgctcggccgccgccgccgccgccgccgccgccgccgccgccgccccgggtCCCACCGGCGCCGCGTCCCCGCACCCGCCGGCCGTGGGCGGCGCTCCGGGCCCCGGGCCCGCTGGGCCAGGGGGACTGCATGCGGGCGCGCCGGCTGCCGGCCACGGCCTCTTCAGCCTACCCGTACCCTCGCTGCTCGGCTCCGTCGCCAGCCGCCTGTCCTCCGCTCCGTTGACAATGGCCGGTTCGCTGGCAGGGAATTTGCAAGAACTCTCCGCCCGATACCTGAGCTCCTCGGCCTTCGAGCCTTACTCCCGGACCAACAATAAAGAAGGGGCCGAGAAAAAAGCGCTGGACTGA
- the VAX1 gene encoding ventral anterior homeobox 1 isoform X2, translated as MFGKPDKMDVRCHSDAEAARVSKNAHKESRESKGAEGSLPAAFLKESQGAFSASGAAEDCNKSKSNSTADPDYCRRILVRDAKGSIREIILPKGLDLDRPKRTRTSFTAEQLYRLEMEFQRCQYVVGRERTELARQLNLSETQVPGTSEENNERFKHG; from the exons atgtTCGGGAAACCAGACAAAATGGACGTTCGGTGCCACTCGGACGCAGAGGCTGCCCGGGTCTCGAAGAACGCGCACAAGGAGAGCCGGGAGAGCAAGGGTGCGGAGGGGAGCCTCCCCGCCGCTTTCCTAAAGGAGTCGCAGGGCGCCTTCTCCGCGTCGGGCGCCGCGGAAGATTGTAACAAAAGTAAATCCAATTCGACTGCCGATCCGGATTACTGCCGCCGGATCCTGGTCCGAG ATGCCAAGGGTTCCATCCGAGAGATCATCCTGCCCAAGGGCCTGGACCTGGACCGGCCCAAGAGGACGCGCACGTCCTTCACCGCGGAGCAGCTGTACCGGCTGGAGATGGAGTTCCAGCGCTGCCAGTACGTGGTGGGCCGAGAGAGGACCGAGCTCGCCCGGCAGCTTAACCTCTCCGAGACCCAGGTACCGG gaactagtgaagaaaataatgaacGATTCAAACATGGGTAG